In a genomic window of Acidilobus saccharovorans 345-15:
- a CDS encoding uracil-DNA glycosylase, which translates to MQGLEERLRRLRELQDAILSCNRCPRLRRFDVEVGLNPPRRFRGQAYWSRPVPSLGDPLAPIVVVGMAPAPHGGNRTGRMFTGDQSGNNFFRALYEACLANKPTSVSRDDGLQVYHVYITASLHCAPPDNKPLREEIGNCFPYLKEELSLLPNARVFVALGRLAFDQLCKVFNVRFEFKHGAEYRLPDGRWLIASYHPSPRNVNTGTLTIEDLRNIFERAKQLAGIGDKCERPS; encoded by the coding sequence TTGCAGGGGCTCGAGGAGAGGCTAAGGAGGCTGAGGGAGCTTCAGGACGCCATATTGAGCTGCAACAGGTGTCCAAGGCTCAGGAGGTTTGACGTCGAGGTCGGCCTCAACCCGCCCAGGAGGTTCAGGGGGCAGGCCTACTGGTCGAGGCCGGTTCCAAGCCTTGGGGACCCTCTGGCCCCAATAGTGGTGGTTGGCATGGCTCCAGCCCCTCACGGCGGCAACAGGACAGGCAGGATGTTCACGGGGGATCAGTCAGGGAACAACTTCTTCAGGGCTCTTTACGAGGCCTGCCTGGCTAACAAGCCCACCAGCGTCAGCAGGGACGACGGGCTTCAGGTGTACCACGTTTACATAACAGCCTCGCTTCACTGCGCCCCGCCTGATAACAAGCCCCTCAGGGAGGAGATAGGCAACTGCTTCCCGTACCTCAAGGAGGAGCTGAGCCTCCTGCCCAACGCCAGGGTCTTCGTGGCCCTGGGAAGGCTGGCGTTTGACCAGCTCTGCAAGGTCTTTAACGTCAGGTTTGAGTTTAAGCACGGGGCCGAGTACAGGCTGCCGGACGGCAGGTGGCTCATAGCCAGCTACCACCCGAGCCCGAGGAACGTGAACACCGGGACGCTGACGATAGAGGACCTCAGGAACATCTTTGAGAGGGCTAAGCAGCTGGCCGGCATAGGTGATAAGTGTGAGAGGCCC
- the malQ gene encoding 4-alpha-glucanotransferase, with amino-acid sequence MERGSGLLLHITSLPGSPLVGDLGPSAHEFLEILRDAGQRYWQVLPLSPTAPEHDNSPYSGLSAFAGNPIMVSPQLLANEGLLAADELASLPRGEPNRVDYGLAYEHRMRLLRLAFSRFKPSGDYDRFLDRNSWWLEDYALYVSLREHFKGSDWSSWPEGLRRRDRGEMQAWREKLKERIELEHFIQYEFFSQWSSLRAHARRLGIRIIGDIPIYVSYDSADVWSNPRIFKLGRDLRPTYVSGVPPDYFSRTGQLWNTPVYDWESLRRERYSWWIRRFAHASELFDAVRLDHFRGFAAYWEVPAGEKTAVNGRWARGPGEDLFRRVMREVPRLQLIAEDLGFITPDVVQLRDRLGLPGLKVLQFAWDGNPGNPYKPHNYGRNFVVYTGTHDNNTIVGWFFHEASPRARREAMNYMGLRDAREINWAFIRLAMMSVADVSIFPVQDVLGLGPEARMNTPGTVGNNWRWRLESFDGLRRAARRLRDMTRAYGR; translated from the coding sequence GTGGAAAGGGGAAGCGGCCTACTGCTGCACATAACTTCCCTCCCAGGCTCCCCTTTGGTAGGCGACCTGGGCCCCTCAGCCCATGAGTTCCTCGAAATACTCAGGGATGCAGGGCAGAGGTACTGGCAGGTGCTGCCCCTGAGCCCCACTGCCCCTGAGCACGACAACTCGCCCTACAGCGGACTCTCAGCGTTCGCTGGAAACCCCATAATGGTGAGCCCCCAGCTGCTGGCAAACGAGGGGCTCCTCGCGGCTGATGAGCTCGCCTCCCTCCCACGGGGAGAGCCGAACAGGGTGGACTACGGGCTTGCGTATGAGCACAGGATGAGGCTCCTAAGGCTGGCCTTCTCAAGGTTTAAGCCCAGCGGCGACTACGACAGGTTCCTTGACAGGAACTCCTGGTGGCTTGAGGACTACGCGCTTTACGTCTCGCTGAGGGAGCACTTCAAGGGCTCCGACTGGTCCTCGTGGCCCGAGGGCCTTAGGCGCAGGGATAGGGGTGAGATGCAGGCCTGGCGCGAGAAGCTGAAGGAGAGGATTGAGCTTGAGCACTTCATCCAGTACGAGTTCTTCTCGCAGTGGTCCTCGCTCAGGGCTCACGCGAGGAGGCTCGGCATAAGGATAATAGGTGACATACCGATTTACGTGAGCTATGACAGCGCTGACGTGTGGTCCAACCCCAGGATATTCAAGCTGGGCCGTGACCTCAGGCCAACCTACGTCTCCGGGGTGCCGCCCGACTACTTCAGCAGGACGGGGCAGCTGTGGAACACGCCCGTCTATGACTGGGAGTCGCTTAGGAGGGAGAGGTACTCCTGGTGGATAAGGAGGTTCGCCCACGCCTCGGAGTTATTCGACGCCGTCAGGCTTGACCACTTCAGGGGCTTCGCCGCCTACTGGGAGGTGCCGGCGGGCGAGAAGACCGCCGTCAACGGCAGGTGGGCCAGGGGTCCCGGGGAGGACCTCTTCAGGCGGGTTATGAGGGAGGTGCCGAGGCTCCAGCTCATAGCTGAGGACCTGGGGTTCATAACGCCTGACGTGGTGCAGCTCAGGGACAGGCTTGGCCTCCCTGGCCTCAAGGTGCTGCAGTTCGCCTGGGACGGCAACCCAGGCAACCCGTACAAGCCGCACAACTACGGCAGGAACTTCGTTGTTTACACGGGCACCCACGACAACAACACAATAGTTGGCTGGTTCTTCCACGAGGCCTCCCCCAGGGCGAGGCGCGAGGCAATGAACTACATGGGGCTCAGGGATGCCAGGGAGATAAACTGGGCCTTCATAAGGCTCGCCATGATGAGCGTGGCAGACGTGTCCATCTTCCCAGTCCAGGACGTGCTCGGCCTGGGCCCTGAGGCCAGAATGAACACGCCGGGCACTGTTGGCAACAACTGGAGGTGGAGGCTTGAATCGTTTGATGGGCTCAGGAGGGCCGCGAGAAGGCTCAGGGACATGACAAGGGCCTACGGGCGTTAG
- a CDS encoding DsrE/DsrF/DrsH-like family protein, whose amino-acid sequence MSEGKRKLGIVFASGASNRICCLIIYGATALAMGYDVRVHLVNEGLVAFKKDVLPKLSTDDIDLTTFPQYFKPYVETYLKNLKESISSGKVKDWYSWIKELKDLYRDSFKIYACPLAAQFYNIKKEDLADVVDDIKGAEAFLDEVYGGPILYIG is encoded by the coding sequence TTGAGCGAGGGGAAGAGGAAGCTGGGTATAGTGTTCGCCTCAGGCGCCTCCAACAGGATATGCTGCCTAATAATATACGGCGCCACGGCGCTGGCCATGGGCTATGACGTAAGGGTGCACCTGGTTAACGAGGGGTTGGTTGCCTTTAAGAAGGACGTCCTGCCCAAGCTGAGCACTGACGACATAGACCTGACCACGTTCCCGCAGTACTTCAAGCCCTACGTGGAGACCTACCTGAAGAACCTCAAGGAGTCGATCAGCTCCGGCAAGGTCAAGGACTGGTACTCGTGGATAAAGGAGCTGAAGGACCTCTACAGGGACTCGTTCAAGATATACGCCTGTCCCCTGGCGGCCCAGTTCTACAACATTAAGAAGGAGGACCTAGCGGACGTGGTTGACGACATAAAGGGCGCCGAGGCGTTCCTTGACGAGGTCTACGGGGGCCCCATACTTTACATAGGCTGA
- a CDS encoding metallophosphoesterase family protein: MTKLLVLSDAHGNPYALRAVISSESYDEVLFLGDAVDYGPRPGEVIDILRSVGARAVMGNHDNALVHGVDCMCGEETHWVSVFFRENFTKRLVSRGDLAFIASWPERLELDLGYMGRSMAVHGSPSSPLYGYVYPWLDDDSVRKMLVRSLRLSLPAGNRPGYSMYLVGHTHYQFMRRVGGSLLMNPGSVGQPRDGDPRAAYAVIDVDNGKVELKRAKYDASLIVRDLEALGVPEPYMGALKLMFLEARVPSRARGLAN; the protein is encoded by the coding sequence ATGACGAAGCTGTTGGTGCTGAGCGACGCTCACGGAAACCCTTATGCCTTACGTGCCGTTATTAGCTCTGAGAGCTACGACGAGGTGCTGTTTCTTGGGGACGCCGTGGACTATGGCCCAAGGCCAGGCGAGGTTATAGACATACTTAGGTCCGTTGGCGCAAGGGCTGTCATGGGGAACCATGATAACGCCTTGGTTCACGGCGTTGACTGCATGTGCGGCGAGGAGACTCACTGGGTAAGCGTCTTCTTCAGGGAGAACTTCACGAAAAGGCTGGTTTCCCGTGGCGATTTAGCGTTTATAGCTTCATGGCCTGAGCGGCTGGAGCTCGACCTAGGCTACATGGGGAGGTCGATGGCAGTTCACGGTTCCCCCTCAAGCCCCCTTTACGGCTACGTCTATCCATGGCTTGATGACGACTCCGTAAGGAAAATGCTAGTGAGGAGCCTCAGGCTCTCATTGCCCGCTGGCAACAGGCCGGGCTATTCCATGTACCTGGTGGGGCACACGCATTACCAGTTTATGAGGAGGGTCGGGGGCAGCCTCCTCATGAACCCGGGCAGCGTGGGCCAGCCAAGGGACGGGGACCCGAGGGCGGCCTACGCGGTCATTGACGTTGATAACGGTAAAGTGGAGCTAAAGAGGGCCAAATATGACGCCAGCCTCATTGTCAGGGACCTTGAGGCCCTAGGGGTGCCGGAGCCCTACATGGGTGCCCTTAAGCTGATGTTCCTGGAGGCCAGGGTGCCTTCAAGGGCCCGGGGCTTAGCTAATTAA
- a CDS encoding MFS transporter — MAGLEYKWKALSVTSVGSLMSAIDSTVVLLALVPIAEDLHADYVTIVWIVVAYLLANTSLVLTFGRVGDTYGRKKIYNAGFVVFTIGSLLSALSQSGLELVAFRALQGIGSAMMLSNSLAIISEAFPVNERGRALGINSIVWSSGTVLGIILGGLIITYTTWRWIFLINVPIGIFGTAWAYATLRETKFRRVGENFDVPAAVLFTLGILALQLGFTLGLLRGWSDVYTLLSFAAAPPLLAAFAFWELYKVRDPIVDLRMFKYNRMFTASIFTATVQSLAMFAVNFLLLFYLEGIFGLPVLTASYLIIPMAAVNMIAGPIGGRLTDKYGPRPIATAGLVIQGAALFLLAMMNARTPLWWVAMVEGIYGLGGGLFWPSNTTAVISSAPRERYGVASGTLTTFRNTGMILSFAVSLTSVTAALPAYYVYQLFVGTLSGHLPSSLMVSYLNAQAFAYHVSLGLLAIAAVLSALRPSGTLARHSGMKEVAAHPMVRTSDDNGRS, encoded by the coding sequence GTGGCCGGCTTGGAGTACAAGTGGAAGGCGCTGTCAGTTACAAGCGTCGGCTCGCTGATGTCGGCAATAGACAGCACCGTGGTGCTCCTGGCACTCGTTCCCATAGCTGAGGACCTTCACGCCGACTACGTGACCATAGTCTGGATAGTTGTAGCTTACCTTCTCGCCAACACTTCCCTGGTGCTCACTTTTGGAAGGGTCGGCGACACCTACGGGAGGAAGAAGATATACAACGCCGGCTTCGTAGTCTTCACAATAGGCTCCCTGCTCTCGGCGCTGTCCCAGAGCGGCCTTGAGCTGGTGGCCTTCAGGGCCCTGCAGGGCATAGGCTCGGCTATGATGCTATCAAACTCCCTTGCAATAATTTCTGAGGCGTTCCCAGTCAACGAGAGGGGCAGGGCGCTGGGCATTAACTCCATAGTGTGGTCCTCGGGCACGGTGCTCGGCATAATCCTAGGAGGGCTAATAATAACGTATACCACGTGGAGGTGGATATTCCTGATCAACGTGCCCATAGGAATCTTTGGGACGGCGTGGGCTTACGCGACCCTCAGGGAGACTAAGTTCAGGAGGGTCGGCGAAAACTTTGACGTGCCCGCGGCCGTCCTGTTCACTTTGGGTATACTCGCGCTCCAGCTGGGCTTCACTTTAGGCCTCCTAAGGGGGTGGTCCGACGTGTACACGCTGCTGTCATTTGCGGCGGCACCCCCGCTGCTCGCGGCGTTCGCCTTCTGGGAGCTGTATAAGGTTAGGGACCCTATCGTAGACCTCAGGATGTTTAAGTACAACAGAATGTTCACGGCGTCAATATTCACGGCAACCGTGCAGAGCCTGGCCATGTTTGCGGTAAACTTCCTCCTCCTGTTCTACCTTGAGGGCATATTCGGCCTGCCAGTGCTGACGGCCTCCTACTTAATAATACCCATGGCCGCCGTCAACATGATAGCTGGTCCCATAGGGGGCAGGCTGACCGACAAGTATGGTCCGAGGCCAATAGCCACGGCAGGCCTTGTAATACAGGGCGCTGCGCTGTTCCTGCTAGCGATGATGAACGCCAGGACCCCGCTCTGGTGGGTTGCCATGGTGGAGGGCATCTATGGCCTTGGAGGCGGCCTCTTCTGGCCCTCAAACACGACAGCCGTAATATCGTCAGCTCCCAGGGAGAGGTATGGGGTCGCCTCTGGGACTCTAACCACGTTCAGGAACACGGGAATGATCCTGAGCTTCGCCGTCTCCTTGACGTCGGTGACGGCCGCCCTGCCTGCGTACTACGTCTACCAGCTCTTTGTCGGCACTTTGAGCGGCCACCTCCCCTCGTCGTTAATGGTAAGCTACCTCAACGCCCAGGCCTTCGCCTACCATGTCTCCCTTGGGCTTCTGGCCATAGCTGCAGTGCTCTCGGCCCTCAGGCCTTCGGGCACCCTCGCTAGGCACTCGGGGATGAAGGAGGTCGCCGCCCACCCTATGGTTAGGACAAGCGATGATAACGGCAGGAGCTAA
- the amrB gene encoding AmmeMemoRadiSam system protein B has protein sequence MQEIRKPAHAGSFYPADRDDLVKSIESSFLHRLGPGKLPQAPPSRNRTSVGYLVPHAGYMYSGPVAAHSYYNMAQEGAPKVVVVAGPNHTGLGEAASLWQGDAWETPLGTVEVDREVEKLIISNTKYFTFDNEAHLYEHSVEVQVPFLQYIFDSNFKLVPIVIKLQNPEVSKDLADALVKIINENGVDLLFVASSDMNHYEPHDVTVSKDNEALRYVESLDPEGLFRVLEADDITMCGPGPAMTLLYMGRSLGATRAVILKHATSGDVTGEKDWVVGYASAVVPLPGK, from the coding sequence GTGCAGGAAATAAGGAAGCCCGCCCACGCTGGCAGCTTTTACCCTGCTGACAGGGATGACCTTGTAAAGTCAATAGAGTCAAGCTTCCTTCACAGGCTTGGCCCAGGAAAGCTCCCCCAGGCGCCGCCCTCAAGGAATAGGACAAGCGTTGGCTACCTGGTGCCCCACGCAGGTTACATGTATAGCGGCCCCGTCGCCGCGCATAGCTACTATAACATGGCTCAGGAGGGAGCCCCCAAGGTAGTTGTGGTGGCAGGCCCCAACCACACGGGCCTCGGCGAGGCCGCCTCGCTCTGGCAGGGGGACGCGTGGGAGACCCCCCTTGGAACTGTTGAGGTTGACAGAGAGGTCGAGAAACTGATAATATCAAATACCAAGTACTTCACCTTCGATAATGAGGCGCACCTGTACGAGCACTCGGTGGAGGTCCAGGTCCCATTCCTTCAGTATATCTTTGACTCCAACTTTAAGCTCGTCCCCATAGTGATAAAGCTTCAGAACCCTGAGGTGTCCAAGGACCTAGCAGACGCCCTAGTCAAGATAATTAATGAGAACGGGGTTGACCTGCTCTTCGTGGCCAGCAGTGACATGAACCACTACGAGCCCCACGACGTGACTGTCTCAAAGGATAACGAGGCCCTGAGGTACGTGGAGTCCCTGGACCCCGAGGGGCTTTTCAGGGTGCTTGAAGCAGACGACATAACCATGTGCGGGCCAGGCCCGGCGATGACACTGCTTTACATGGGAAGAAGCCTGGGCGCCACCAGGGCCGTCATATTGAAGCACGCAACGTCAGGTGACGTGACCGGCGAGAAGGACTGGGTAGTTGGCTACGCCTCCGCCGTGGTGCCGCTTCCTGGCAAGTAA
- a CDS encoding isopentenyl phosphate kinase — MRCNLAVVKLGGSAITDKSSPETVRWDVLESLSAQVASYLKAGGRLALVHGGGSFGHYIVSRLLSERGRLGPSEVSEVQREMLLLGITVVNSLLSHGVPVSLHAAHSMCVGERSCELTPMLRDLAAGLTPLTYGDAVLTERGGVVVSGDTIASMLASEAKADCLIYVSDVDGVIGPEGKVLRVVSPRDEIADITKRGVDVTGSMKGKIAEAASAKVANTRIVRWDSLLRALNGEEVGTRVVP, encoded by the coding sequence TTGAGGTGCAACCTAGCTGTAGTCAAGCTGGGGGGCTCCGCTATAACCGATAAGTCCTCGCCAGAGACCGTCAGGTGGGACGTGCTTGAGAGCCTCTCCGCGCAGGTGGCCAGCTACCTCAAGGCGGGCGGACGGCTGGCCCTAGTCCACGGCGGGGGTAGCTTTGGACATTACATAGTGAGCAGGCTGCTCTCCGAGAGAGGAAGGCTAGGCCCCAGCGAGGTCTCAGAAGTGCAGAGGGAGATGCTCCTTCTCGGAATTACCGTGGTCAACAGCCTCCTGTCGCACGGGGTGCCCGTTAGCCTTCATGCCGCCCACAGCATGTGTGTCGGCGAGAGAAGCTGTGAGCTGACCCCGATGCTAAGGGACCTCGCGGCCGGCCTAACGCCGCTAACTTATGGGGACGCCGTGCTCACTGAAAGGGGAGGGGTGGTAGTAAGCGGCGACACCATAGCGTCCATGCTGGCCTCTGAGGCTAAGGCTGACTGCCTGATCTACGTGTCTGACGTCGATGGCGTAATAGGCCCTGAGGGAAAGGTCTTAAGGGTTGTAAGCCCAAGGGATGAAATAGCTGACATAACCAAACGTGGGGTTGACGTCACGGGCAGCATGAAGGGTAAGATCGCTGAGGCGGCCTCAGCCAAGGTCGCGAACACCAGGATAGTCAGGTGGGACTCGCTCCTGAGGGCCCTTAACGGCGAGGAGGTAGGCACTAGGGTCGTGCCCTGA
- a CDS encoding DUF790 family protein — protein MLRSDLVRLIVRGARARVLFAGEDDLDLFSEVLRHLRPGLKLGEALEELKPLRRIYDPKLVDGITEVALRYLVLEEESPVSPYMIRQKLFEGGPALSEEERRRRLEEVTKQLGVDAERFMYSDLDLERVIVSGPAIGPRDLMEEYNMEELEGLLLRSYMVTLEVSDNWKDLLRSIKAMGLMYYARSRPVQVDVYGPVSLAKLTDRYGRLMARLVPHLLRSASWRLRAQVAVGRTRRIVTVEVTSDDAPMPTRPTVSGITFDSSVEEDLYRKLTLLAKDSGWLVIREPEPLVTSTGEIMIPDFAVISGSSKVFIEVVGFWTKEYINAKLRKLAGLRDPILLVVNESLGVGAFKLTGHDVVSYKDKVNVAPIYEWLKARLSSHAGRLPERLDVKGSYVSFEDVAKRYGVTVDDVRRFNGTVEGYVKLRNYFVKRELLDSLSRESLEGRRLSELTSKYGPWVQEALALVGYSLRWTGLNDAVVVKVRARP, from the coding sequence GTGCTGAGGTCTGACCTGGTAAGGCTTATAGTTAGAGGCGCCAGGGCCAGGGTGCTCTTCGCAGGCGAGGACGACCTGGACCTGTTCTCTGAGGTGTTAAGGCACCTCAGGCCTGGGCTTAAACTTGGGGAGGCCCTTGAGGAGCTAAAGCCCCTCAGGAGGATATACGACCCTAAGCTTGTTGACGGCATCACGGAGGTGGCCCTGAGGTATTTAGTGCTTGAGGAGGAGTCCCCGGTAAGTCCATACATGATAAGGCAGAAGCTCTTCGAGGGAGGCCCGGCCCTCTCTGAGGAGGAGAGGCGCAGGAGGCTCGAGGAGGTAACTAAACAGCTGGGTGTCGACGCTGAGAGGTTCATGTACTCTGACTTGGACCTTGAGCGCGTCATAGTTTCTGGGCCCGCAATAGGCCCCAGGGATCTCATGGAGGAGTATAACATGGAGGAGCTGGAGGGCCTCCTGCTGAGGTCCTACATGGTTACGCTTGAGGTCAGCGACAATTGGAAGGACCTGCTCAGGTCAATTAAGGCGATGGGACTCATGTACTATGCAAGGTCAAGGCCTGTCCAGGTCGACGTCTACGGGCCGGTGTCGCTGGCTAAGCTAACCGACAGGTACGGCAGGCTGATGGCAAGGCTTGTGCCTCACCTGCTCAGGAGCGCCAGCTGGAGGCTCAGGGCGCAGGTTGCGGTGGGAAGGACCAGGAGGATAGTGACCGTGGAGGTAACTAGCGACGACGCGCCTATGCCCACAAGGCCCACCGTCTCAGGCATAACGTTTGACAGCTCTGTCGAGGAGGACCTCTACAGGAAGCTCACCCTCCTGGCGAAGGACAGCGGCTGGCTGGTTATAAGGGAGCCGGAGCCCCTGGTGACATCAACTGGCGAGATAATGATACCAGACTTTGCTGTCATCAGTGGGAGCTCTAAGGTATTCATAGAGGTCGTGGGCTTCTGGACCAAGGAGTACATAAACGCCAAGCTCAGGAAGCTGGCCGGCCTCAGGGACCCCATACTTCTTGTCGTCAACGAGTCACTTGGCGTTGGGGCCTTTAAGTTGACTGGCCACGACGTTGTTTCCTACAAGGATAAAGTTAACGTGGCGCCAATATACGAGTGGCTAAAGGCGAGGCTTTCTAGTCACGCCGGGCGGCTGCCAGAAAGGTTAGACGTGAAGGGCAGCTACGTGAGCTTTGAAGACGTCGCTAAACGCTATGGCGTTACGGTTGACGACGTGAGGAGGTTTAATGGCACGGTGGAGGGCTACGTTAAGCTCAGGAACTACTTCGTCAAAAGGGAGCTCCTTGACAGCCTCAGCAGGGAAAGCCTTGAGGGCAGGAGGCTCTCCGAGCTGACCTCAAAGTATGGCCCCTGGGTTCAGGAGGCCCTGGCCCTAGTTGGCTACTCGCTCAGATGGACGGGGCTGAACGACGCCGTGGTAGTAAAGGTCAGGGCACGACCCTAG